The window GTTCCTTGGTCTTATGGTTGGTTTCTCTCCTTTTGGGGGAGCTCCCAAACCTAGTACTCAGTGGGCTGGTTAGCCTAAGAGGAATGGGATCAGCCTGGCTTCGGCTAGGTGGGTCATGTCCAACCCATCCCCCTGTCTGCAGCATTGTGCCCTGACGGGCATTATATCATCCTTTTATATGGCCCATTCCACCCCCCAGATAACACTGCTTTCATTAATGTCTATTGCTCCCCTATAGAGCTGATGTCATCCCTTTTTATTGCCCCCATAGCTCGCCTCCCATCCCCTCAATGCTCCCCAAAGAGCTGCTCTTTAACTTTTAGCAACCCCCCCTTGTGCCTCACCTTTAGTGCTCCCCCATAGTGCTCCTCTCATGCATTTTGTGTGCTGCCTATAGAACTCATCTAATCCACTTTTAGGCCCCTCTCATAGCCCTGCTATCATCCACTTTATTTGCCCCCCACTCATAGCGATGCTATCATCCACTTttactaaccccccccccccccccttcctccatAGCCCTGCTTTCAACCATTTCTATTTTCCCCACATAGGTATCATCTTCTTTAATTGCCCCCCACCCATAGCCCTGCTATCATCCACTATAATTGCCCCCCACCCATAGCCCTGTATCATCCACTTTTATTCCCCCCATAGCCTGGCTATCATCCACTATAATTGCCCTCCTCCCAGCCATATTGCTCCTCTCACCAGTTTTAGGGAATTCCCATCCTTTCGTCTACATAAAATCCACACTCGGAATGCTCCTCCTATCCACGGACATTATAAATCTGAGGGTGACTGGATGGTTTCTATTTCCAATCTTTTATAATGATCACTCCTCCCAAATACATTTTCCAGTGGTTTCAGTGCTATTGTTAATTTGCTATGTGGGTGAATCTTTCACCAGTTTTTGCATTCTGGGTTTCATCTATTTATTGTTTGCTAaaactttataaactttaaatcacAAACCTTCATCTAGGACaataatctagcatgtgtacagcagtctcctGACATAGTTTAGTGATCTGCTGTGACGGATCAATAAATGGCCAACCAGGGACAACCACTGTAGTTTCCTATaggggaggacgcagcagggagCCTCCAgattgtcctcccctctccatagagctgaactgCTTTGTGTAGACCGTGCTAGATCATTTTACTGTCTCTGGAAAAGATCCTGCACGATTGTTTCTAGACACAGAAATTTAACTTGTACGCAGCCGAGGAcctggtttattttattttcattttatttccttacCATGCAGAAGACACAAATTCTGTAGCAAAACCTCCCCGGAAACGGTAAATATTTCCAGTTACAGTTTATTAAGTCCTTACTAAGTACTTTTTCCCCCCATATAATAATGACAGCTGCAGGTTCATCTCTGCAAACAGCACAATTCCTTTCtgtgcagatttttaaaaataaaccctaTTTTGACCCCCGCGAGCCACCATTCAGGAAGTCGCCATTTTCGCGTTTCAGCTTGAACCGCACGGCTACGCCCCTTGCCCGCCGTCTCGTCCAATCCGAAGGCTCGCGCGCGAGGAGAGGCGTGACGTCGCGGCGCTCCCCTTCTTCTGGGCTTGGGAGACCCCGTCGATCCCTTTTGCCTTCTCGGCTCTGCAGAGAGAAGGTGAGTGAGGCCTTCTGCGGCCTAAACCGGGACCGGATTACCGGGGTTTTCTGGAGTTGTAACCGGCTGTGAATGTGGCTGGAGTTTGTCTGACAGCAGAAATGTGGCGTCCGGGCATAGTCGTGTTCTGGGGTCTCTGGCGGAAGCTTTGTGGCCTGGTACCTCGCGGTAGGCCGCGGTGTTTCCTGTTCGCTGTGGCGGGGATTGGAGGGGGAGCGCGCGTGTTTGTGTCACCTCGTGCTGGAGAAGTGGCCGCTGTACATTGTGACTGAATCCCATACAATCCACGGCCTCTGTGCTCCATATCCGGGACATAGGGTGAGCCGCATGGTGTGCAGCATGGCCCGGGCTGGCGAAACTCAGGGGAGCCCCAGGTTGCTGAGACACGGGAGGTCCTACAGGGCCCAGGCTGCTGGTAACCATGGGGGGCCCCAAGGCTGCTGCTACCCGGGGTGGTCCAACATAGCTTTGTAGGGCCCAGGTTGCAAATAGCCAGGGGGCCCCAGCCTGCTGCTGATTTGCACTCTGCCATTACAATTCCCTCACAATAGGATCTCATATCCTCTGTGTTCACATGTCCAGACTccttattatgattattattggtaataaacagtatttatatagcaccaacatatgatgcagcactgtacattaaagaggggttgcaaatgacagacacagtgacacaggagcaggagaggaccctgccctgaagagcttacaatctagtagctcATTCATTCAGTATGATCATTCACATTGTTGATTCACCCATAACCCCTATTTGCATGCATTTGCTAGGTTTCCTGCACCTTCCATTGAAATGAAAGTAAATAGATTGTGAGATCTGGCATGGCGTTTCTCCTTACACATGGCCGGATATTCCATTATTCTCCCAGCCTGATATTTGTGAATGTTGTGGCAGCAAGATGTCAGTATGGATCAGCCTGGAGGAATATTATATCTCCTGTGTGTGTGATGATCTGCCCGTTATACTATTGGTAGCTGAAAGAAATGGCAATGATGCAGCTCTGATGGCATTGACACCAAAATCCCCCATAGGATTGTCACCACATGAGATCTGTTCTGATCTtagatatatattaaattatatctatatatatatcactagTACAGCTAAGCAGAATTGCTACTGTTTCCTGTTGCAAAACCCTGCCATTGTTTATTATTTGCTGGCAATCATTAAGCATGTGTACCCAGCATGTCTGGGCAAAACTACTATAATGCCTGAGAATTTACCCCAACAATAGGTTATgggtgtcattattattaataaacaggatttatatagcgccaatgtattatgcagcgctgtaatcTTTCCTGATTGGGTGGATTGTGGTCAGCTGACCCCTCTCTGGTGCTGTCTCTCACAGGTTCCCAGAGGTTCCTTGTgtagtttgcacctctcaggttcAAGTGAGACCAGTGCTCTTTCTGtctatctgtagggtgacattcttcccaatggccagcaatgaaaaggaattcttcccactgaccaccaggcgaATGTACggtcagctgtggatataggaattatagaaggggttccccaatacctgaaagttattttaagggttccccacgTCAAGAAAGTCTCGCCTAGGTGTTTCAACCTGCATGTTGGTTCCCGATATTCCCTTATGTGAGGGCTTTTATTGGATTCTATTACTACCCCCATCAGAAAGGGTTGGGTGTGATTTCTGGTTGTGCAGCCGATATTTTTCCAGAAAGATGGACAAGGCAGGCGCTTGCAGCATCTCATTCCTGTGCACTGCTCGTGGCACCGACTAATACAACCCTCAGTATGGGGCCGGCTGATCTGGAAGGggatttatatcaatatttattttgtattgtgcaCTATGGTAAGATGTGAGGCAAAACCTTGGGGTGAGTTGGCAGAGCATACTCAGGTTTAAATAATTCTTCTCTTCATGTTGGTGTTATGCCTGGCACTTCAGTGGTAAACCCAGAAATGTTtggagctgggtgggaagaaattgtaggtgggtggcagctcctgtgtTATggcccaactcatcagtaaccacccaaaaacagccgggtgggtactgAAGTGTTGTGTGGTGCACTCGGCttaaaggggccggggagaacattgCACTGGGCTGCTCAGTCATACCCTTAGGGCCCCGGTCACCTGTGTCACCTGTTCTGCTGCTTTGACAGCGGTGATGATGTCCAATGAGCAGAATGGAGGTTTGACAGATGGCTCTGGTAGCTAAAAATCTGAATTGGGGAAATATCGGTGCCACTGTTCTCAGAAGcttcttgtttttaaaatgtagttacaAGCCTTATAATGttctttatcttcttttttttaagatgccTGGAGTAACAGTGAAGGACGTTAACCAGCAGGAGTTCGTCAGAGCCCTGGCTGCTTTTCTCAAGAAGTAAGTTCTGATTACCAAAAAGTTTGTGAAGCTGGGGAAGTTTTTGTTATGTATTAGGGGAATTGAAGGATTGGCAACAGACAATCACATTCCAGTCATTATTTTAACGCTGTCAGGTGCAGCCTTTCTGTACACAAATTTGTTGTTGTGtaatattggtaaataataatttagatcaaaatattaaagttcgccaagtttttctttttggtttcacaatatacattgaatttttgtttttacaggtctGGGAAACTTAAAGTACCAGAATGGGTAGACACAGTCAAACTTGCCAAACACAAGGAACTGGCACCCTACGATGAGAACTGGTTCTACACCCGTGCTGGTAAGAGGACTTTGTGTGCTTTTTGGtcaattagaagtatttttagaTTGATTTTGCTTACAAAAACACCTTGCAGCCTTCTGCAAGACATACACAATAGGTACTAGCTTTTTCTGAGCCCTAACTTCTAAAGAACATAACAAACCAACTTTTTActtggacattttttaaagctgggtcaGATGAAGCTTttgctgggtggtcaaaaagcaGGTGGGGCAACACAGGGCAAACTTGGTGTTCCAAGTTTTTGCAATATGAATCCAGAAATCCTAAAAATTCTTACAGCTTTTTGTTTCCTCCCCCTCatactttgttctaactttctaatgcccacctTCTTAGTATGTATAATTTTtctattgtctttgtattatgctcCAACTGTCtagccccctgtattgtgatttttcagtaagcacccagaGAAacgtgggtggttactgaaaagtgtcaggcGGTGTGCCCAGTATAAATGGCTGGGGCGAACACTGAAACAAGTACAGTGTCACTTGGCTAAGTAAAGTAGTATCTATTGTATCCTCAAAGTTTAAACCACTCCcaacaacaatatttttgtaatggtactaaaataaaaaaaagccttcactGATGCTTTCAGGTCTGTGACAAAAACAGGTCTGTCATTTATACACCACCTTTCCTCCTTGGCCATTCACAAAATACTAAACATTGTCAAATTTGCCCAAGGTGCACCAGTGAATGAGCCGCGACTCGTGTTGGTGCTGGAGGTCCAACAGGGCTGTAATGTTGAATGGAGATGATCAGTTTATATGCACTCAGAACAGGTGGAGTGTGTGGTGTTTAGGTGGCATCAGTGgaggtaacttttatttttttttttttattttttttttttttaaatcaaaatatttttggtttctgaAGTTGGCTTTtagggctgcatacacacttcagatgattctctattgggtgagaatctgatgtgtgtacagcgctggtcCATCGTTAAttgtccgtcctggcggatccacgaacagtcataaaagtgaagggggagagagcacaatggggtgctgctctctcgttcttccctctccatagagcagaatggtgccatatgtgcagcactcattcatgcatctttaagtcttttgttgttggaaaagatgcTTTCCAACGTAAAAATAAGTCTCTGTACGCAACcgtatatttatttttctcagtgCATGATGTAGATAACATAATATAGTCACTTTAGCCATTCAGGGTGAGGTGACAATGTTCTTTTCATGGTATGGATTCTTTTTTTGTGCTTCAGATAAACCTCAAGGTATCGCTTACAGCTCAGATTGCATTTATCCTATAGATTCTTAACAGAAATTGTTTCCTTTCAGCTTCCACAATTCGTCACTTGTACCTCCGTGGTGGTGCCGGTGTTGGTTCCATGACAAAAATCTATGGCGGGCGCCAGCGCAATGGCGTTATGCCAAGCCACTTCAGCCGTGGATCAAAGGGTGTTGCCAGGAAGGTGTTGCAGGCTCTAGAGGGGCTTAAAATGGTGGAGAAAGACCCCAATGGGTAAGTTCTGTTTCTACACTCTTGAATTTGGTAGATTCGGTTGAAGAGCTCTCTTGTTTGGGTTGATTTAAAAGAAAGCAATATACATCTACAGGGTatagtttttctatatttattctgtattaatACAAAGTCTTCATCCTAAAATTAGGAAACATGAACTCAATCATTAATAGGAGAACAGCACTGTTTTTTGGTAGCTCACCTTTCCTAAAGAGTCCTGAATGCTTTCAAATTCTGATACATGAAGGGTTTTTATTTCCAGGCATGTTCTCATGTTAGATCCCATAATGCAGAGGCTGGAATAAAATCTGAATAATCCAATTTGTCCTAGTTTCTCATTAGTACACGTTGGAACATTTTATCTTGAGTCTATCATTGCTCCAAACTTACTGGAAGCTTCACATGGGGTTGTGAATTGTCCCTGACCTGTATGACTAATATGCAAGCCCAATATTGACCAAACTAAAATGCAATGCTTCTGCAGGAGGGTATATGTATAGCTGTGTATATTCCTGCTGATAACCCTACAATATCCTTAAAtattctttggggcagggtcctctcctccttctgtgtcattatttatctgtctgtcattgcaacccctatttaatgtaatataaccgatccatgaatgacagatgaACGACCGCAATAGAATTGAACAGAGGACAGCGCAACAATgtgctgctcgcttgttctcccctttccatagcaCAGAACCGTGTTCTGTACAACGCACCTTTATTCATCTGTCTGTGTTTTgacgctggaaatgatcatgggAGAACATTTCTAGCAATTAAAATTGCGTGTACACTTATAAAAGGCAGTCAAGGGATTTGCCTTTCATTTTAATCAAAGGTaacacagtgctcaacccagaaattttttaaagcccgGTAGGAAAAAATTTttaggtggttggcagcccctgtattgtgaccaaactctttggtaaccacccaaaaacagccgggtgggtgctgaaaagtgcccggtggtacacccagctaaaagtgcctggggagaaccctgtaacATTCACACTGTGAATCTTTTACATTACTGTTTACATGCTGGAGTGTGCACTGGGCAGACATATTTGCTCATCACTCTTGCTGGCTTTACTAGTTGGTGTGCTGCAAAATGTCTGGCTGGCCTGTCATCTCTGTACAAGTCGAGGTATATCTGTATACACAAGTCTCTGATGGGGTAAATGACAGTTTCCGTATACGTGATATGGTAATGCCATGTCCAGTGTATGAAGAGAATTTTAATAGTGGATCCACACTAAAAGCTTTCTCCTTATCCTTCTCACTCTGCAGTGCTCTGTGCTGGTAGAGCAGGGTAGCAGTCACACTTCTTGTATGTGTATAACACACACTAGTTTATTTCAGAGAAGGCTAggggtgtgtatatatacatatttatatattttttttccccacttattTATATGACCCTAATTGTCATGTCTGACTCAATGCTGTCATTTTTGCAGAGGTCGCAGAGTGACTCCACAAGGACAGAGAGACCTTGACAGAATTGCTGGACAGGTAAGGAGATTTCTTTATTAAAGATCTTCCGGAACATTTTGTCATGCAGATTTCCCTGTGCCCCACCACTCATTCATAGCTACAAAGATCCAGGTGCCTGCAATGCCTATTTCTGGTCTAAACTAAGCAGCAGATGCAGAGTAAAAGCCAAAGTATTGCTGGTTGTAAATGAGATAAATCCAGCACTGTATACCCCGGGGCCTTGGTAATTATGAATGGGTTAATGGAGTTCAGGGGGAGTATTTCTGCCTGAGATGTGGAGTTGGATGAGAATACAGCCTGACCCTTCTTGGCAAATGTGACTGCAGATTAGAAAGATTGATTTTCTGGTCTTCAGGCAGCTGTAGAAAGTACATGTGCTGGCATTGAAAACTTATATTCCTCAAGCATGGAAATGAGTAATAACAATATTCCAGGCTATCAACTGTAATtttgatttaacattttaaataacagaaaaggaaaaaagagaatcATAATAAAAGCATTGGTTCACATTCTATGGTTGAAATCTTTTCAACCATGGTAAATGTACAATTCATTCTTTGATGTGACTTCTCAGATCACTCGAGTTTTCTCTAATTCAGCTTTTTTGCTTATAACGGATGTTTTTGAcctcttacatttttgttttctttacaggttGCAGCAGCCAGCAAGAAACATTAAACACgtttgtaaacaaaataaaatattctggatcaaaaagaaaaatctgtggTTTGTCATTTGTCTTGTGGAGTTCACCCAGCACACACCACTAAAAACCGAACCACATCACAGCATTGCAGCATCCTAAGTCTGTTTGTTCTGTATAGCTGTGTAACTAGCTTGTCCTCGTTTGGTTCAGCTTCCATTAAACCTTGAATCAATACTTCCTGCCCCATAAGTAAAACTCCACAATCATGGAGTGATTGCCTTtcttgacaaaaaaataaaaatccagtaaAGAGAAATCCCTGACTGAAGTAAAACTCTGGTATGTTGTAGGTGGTTACGTTCAGGATGGAGTGCTGGTCAGGTATGACCTGGGTCATGGTGTGAAGGTTCAAGGCAAAACCTCATGCAGAGATTGTCTTCCAATAAAATACCTttggttcaatacaaaatacctgtattgagtccaatacaaagaaatatattcatataatatatatgctactatacagttacattacatgttgaaatatttattttaacagatttgtgttttgttttttaaagtttaataataaatatcagtgagttatgcctaaaaaattacagcctacaatgaaaatgGAATAGAAATTTTGAGGGAATTAgaccgttagggaggttaaagtttAACTGGATCCACATATGAATGCTGACCACACATAAGGAACCAGAATGTGTACATTGCTCACTGCTATGTATCCCCATTGTCCACATTCTGTATTGTAGGACATTTTCATCTTTCCAAAATATAACACTGCACCTGTTTCTCCCAAATACCCTAAAACAAATGTCCAGTGGGGCCGAAGGTAAAAATGGCCAGTGGTAAAATCGGGAAAAACTGCTGTATATGTTTGGGGGAAAGGGGGGTCTAATACTGCTAAGGGAATAATTGTGCTTAAGGGGGAGGTAGAAGTGATTCGTATTTAGGGAGTGGTGGGAGAGAACAAAGGCCATCGTGGTGCTTCAGTCAACACACACCTCGGCTCTTGGGCTCACATCCGATTAGCTAATGCATGGATGTCTTACTACATTGTCCTTCCAATTGACCCCAAGTCCATGTGTAAATTCGGGTTTCAGACTAAAGGCTTCATCACTCCTGCAGTCCTGTTGGTAAGAATTTATCTTTGCTGTGCAGGACATGTAGGTGGGTAAACGCTCACATGCTTGCATTGGCCACTTCTTGCCATATTCTTCAACATCAAAGCCAATAACGCTGATCCTAAAATGTATAACTTGTCCAAACCTATTCCTCTGTAGTGTTTCTTAGAATGTGGGAATAGTTTTTTCTTAGAAGATGTGATGACACACATGATCCTGAAAATATAGAGTGCAGGGGATTTTAATTATTAGGTAACTCATTGCAGAGCTCACACAGAGTAGGGGCCATATAGGTTAGATTTTTTGCAAAGATCTTTACTTATTTATacttatttactatatttatacttAGTTATAATACCGAAACACATCACAGGACTCAAAAGTGCAGCAGTGTGTGGGAAGAATTTCTCCAACTACTCTTAAATGGGTttatcaaatttttattatataaaaaggtgctTATCCCTtaagtatattgtaaaataaattgcaggaagagatttttttgggggaaaataaaACACGCAGAAGTCCTCAGACTGAAGAAGAGAACCTGACGGTACAGGAAGATagtttcaatgtaaaaaaaaaaaaaaaaaaaaaaattgcttacaaGATAGCGGCCATATAAATAAGGATTAGAATTATTTATGAATCTGCCAgcaatctaaatattttattcttggaaatatgttgtaataaaaatCCACAAGGTGGCATCATTGTCCCATTATTAAAGTACAAGATTTCATTGTATATCTAAATTGACCAATATAACAACCAAGTATACTAAGAGTATTACAGTAAATAATTGTGTCCTAATATCAGGGATGTGGGGACTAAAGGTTTTTTAAGGCCTTATTCCCCCTATAGGAAAGTGTTTCTGTTTAATATTCTGCAGCAAAAAGACACATGCATGGCTGTATGTTGCAATGCTAATATCATAATTTTGCTAGTTACTTGAATAGTTACTTCTACATTGTATTTGCCCTGTGTGTATCCTGCATTCTCTATCcataatttgtaaaattaaaacttCAATACTTACCTCCCACCAGCTTCTATCTCAgactttctccacctttttaacatggggatcCTTGAAATAAGCtttagttcttcagggaaccccttctataattactatatccacagctcatagttcATTAGTGCAGTGGTCAGTAGGAGCAATGTCTCCAACATTGCTGTCtgttggggagaatgtcacccttacagatagccagaaagatcattggtgtcagtctgacctgagagtcacaaattgtttaaggaacccccaacaacttgtggaggaacccttgttcAGAAACACTGAATTGTCCTCTAAAAAATCTAAAACCCAATTTTACTCTGCTGCAGTTTATAAGATGTTTAGATTGCTGCCTGCATGACCTTGGCAAATCCTATGGCCTGTCTAGCTGCAAGGAAGGAATTTGGAAGAAGCAGACTTCATTGCAGTAGGGCTGATGGGGTCTTGCTGGCATTTCTTTGGAAGTATATACCAGAAATAGTACAGGGGATTGGGGACTGTCTCCCTATAACCTGCTTGTGGCCATGCATTCCAATAACTAGTTTGACTTTTTGAAAGTCATGGCACTGCTACGCCCTTACATGAACATTGAAATGCAGCAAAGTTCAACTCATGAGGCTGATGACttgcaggattacccaggttctcccatgatagtctatcttctccattcttggagagctttaataaattagtccctGTGAGTCTGGTCACCCCGACCCAGGAAACCATATGCACCCCCGACATTTATGAACCAGTAACCAGCAATGTAATACCTATTCAGGTACAATTCAGAATGATATTCTTTTTCTAACACTTTTGGGAAGAGAAATACTTCTGTACTTACCCACGCACATCAGAGGAATTAAAAGAAGCCTTGCtcaaatttttcatttcataCCCAACCAAGTACAATGATCTTGATTAAAATTACATTCCATAACTTTTGTTTCCTTTATGGGTGCATTTAAATGTCGCCTCCGAGCTTCCCATAAGCTTGCAGGTGCTCATAAttactgcaaaggcaagaattaaagtacatttttagaaCCTGCCCCTTTACTTTCAGATTTGGAGACCGCTTAGCTGCACCTGCCATATAAACCcccaatcttttattttttttaaaaaaaatctttacaaagtgCAAATGAGCAGATGGGGCATAGAAGTGGCATCAGGATGGTATCAAATTGGAAAAACTGAACTACGGGCGAGTCAGTGAATACTTATTTAGGgtatagagaaaaaaatgagGTAATTTAAAGACTAACTTTTActataaaaaagaataacttACCTTTACCTGTGATAAGCCCTCCACAAATCGAGCCCATCACTGTCTTGCCTCCTTTTTCTTTCTGGCAATCACCATTCCATCCAGTaccttcctcttctttcttttggcTTCTTCCTCAGGTGTCTTCCTCAAAAATGTCACGTATCTCAAGAGGTTGCTCTCTTAAAatgcgcatgcgcagtaagatcagcacaTTTACAGAAActtgcatcacctgatctcacccctgcgcagtgcaagattgggtgacgtaggaggaCAGAAGAAGTTGGTGGCACCTGATCCAGCCTGGTCTAGAAAGGAGAAGGAAGGTGGGACAGTATGGGACCTATTGGACTAGGATCGCTTAGGGATCAATGACTTTCCATCTCTAAAggtgtcttttttcattttaatgaaagttccactttttaagcttcaaatgaataaacaaattacagattttattgcatttaaaaaaaaaaaactcttggaaATGGGGTTTATCTAAAGGTACATATGGTTAAAAGACCTCACAACTCTACTTAAGTCGTGCAGTATGATCCATGGCCCATTCCTGGGCATTGATCACCATCACTATACTACTACTAGGTCATCACTCTGCCCACTTACCTGACTCTATACTCTTTCTAGGGATCTGTTgctgcagaggaaggcaaagcaGAGCTACAGTAGGTCAACCTTGAATCACAATGGCTTCTGAAGGCCACAGAAAAGTCTTATGATGCCAGGGAAGTTTTCTATGAAGAAGAATTAAGTATTGCACATTGTACTACATAGCTCCAtcgcttttttttttatgggtttagcATTTCTTCCTGGTCGCACACCCATAGTTGACGGTTCCAACAAAAATTCCACCATCATCCATCATAAATTGCCCAAACCTATTTCCATTTTAATAAAGTGATGAGACTAAGAATAGCTTCTGCACTACTGTTTTAATGGCAACTTTGCTAATGGATTGATAcataattattatgtataatgAGGAAGTGATgggtttttattttgcaggttttGCACAAAACTCATTTACCCTGATAAGGTCAGGAGAACAAATTTATTGGTGTGTGGATTGGAACTGGATTCACTCTTAGGGCTCTGTCAGGTTAGTGAAACCAAGATTG of the Pyxicephalus adspersus chromosome 11, UCB_Pads_2.0, whole genome shotgun sequence genome contains:
- the RPS19 gene encoding small ribosomal subunit protein eS19, which translates into the protein MPGVTVKDVNQQEFVRALAAFLKKSGKLKVPEWVDTVKLAKHKELAPYDENWFYTRAASTIRHLYLRGGAGVGSMTKIYGGRQRNGVMPSHFSRGSKGVARKVLQALEGLKMVEKDPNGGRRVTPQGQRDLDRIAGQVAAASKKH